A segment of the Deltaproteobacteria bacterium genome:
CTGGAGGCAACGGCGTGGGCGGAAAGCCTGGCTTCACTTTAGCGGCCTGATACAGTTCGTACCGCGGCCTCAGCACCATCCCCGGTCAAAATCCATTCAAATATCAATCTCCCATCAATACCCCGCAGACCAAACCAGCGATTACGGACCCTACCCTCGCCATTTTCCTGAGAATCCAAAATGGCTTCAACGCGGGAAGCACGGCCGATATTCCATGAAAAAGCGATAAAAAGCAGCCACCACCAGGGAGTGGGATATTTCTCCTTCCCGGATCAGGCGCCGGACGGCGGCCAGGGGTCTGAGGAGGACTTCGATGTCTTCCCGGTCGTCCTGGTGACGTGCGCCTGAGAAGACCGCGTTCAAGGCCAGAAAGGTGTAACAGCGATTGTTCAGGATGGCCGGATTCGGGTGGACCCAACCCAGTGCCGACATCTCTTCCGCCACATAGCCGGTCTCTTCCAGCAGTTCCCTTCGTGCCGCATCTTCGGGCGTATCTGAATCCTCAACAAGGCCGCCCGGAATTTCCAGGGTGACCGACCGGGTGCCGTGGCGATACTGTCTCACCAGGACCACCTCCTGTTTCGGGGTAAGGGGGATAACGTTGACCCAGGGTGACGATTCCAGAATAAAAAACGGGTGCGTCAAGCCGGTCCGGGGGGATACGGCCTGATCTGTGCGCAGGTTGAAAACCCGATAGGACATATCCCATGTGCTGGTCACAACCTTCCACGGCTTGGGGGGCATGTCGGTTTCTCCTTCACATCTTGTTGAGGCGTTGACGCGTCGAACCTGTTTCAGCGAAAAATGAATCGATGTCCGACAGATTGTGGGTCACGGGGATGGAAGGGAGGCTCTCCAGGAAGAACCGGCCATACCGGCTGGTCAGGATCCGGACATCCAGGATAGAAAGGATCCCCCGGTCGGATCGCTTTCGGATCAATCTTCCGAGACCCTGCTTCAATGTGATAATGGCCGAGGGAATCTGATATTCCATAAAGGGATTCCCGCCCCGGCTGCGGATGGCATCGATCCTGGCGGAGACAACCGGATCTCCGGGGGAGTCAAAGGGGAGCTTGTCGATGATGAGGCAGCTCAGGGACTCGCCCGGCACATCCACCCCCTGCCAGAAGGCCCCGGTGGCCAGGAGAACCGAATGGATATCCTCCCGGAACCTGTCCAACAGGACGGACCGGGGCGCATCGCCCTGCCTGTGAAGGGTATAGGGGAGCTGCTCCCTTAGGATCTCATGCACAATATTGAGGTTATGATAACTGGTAAAGAGGACCAGTGCCCTCCCCTCGGTCCGATGAAGGATTCTCATGATCTCGTGTCCGGCGTCTCGTCCGAAATCCGGCGAATTGGGGGTGGAGAGGCGTCTGGGAATGTAGAGCAGCGTCTGGGACGTGAAATCGAAGTGAGGCGGACAGATTTCATGAAGGGTCGTCTGCGGGAGCCCCAGGCGCGTGCGGATATAATCGAATGTCCCGTTTGTCGCCAGGGTGGCAGAGGTGAAAAGGGTGGCTGGAATGGCGCCGTAAAGGAGATCATTCATCGATTCGGATATATCGAGGGGCGATACATGGAGGATCAGACGCTTCTTTCGCTTCTCATACCAGTTGAGCCAGTTGTGGTCCCGTTTTCTGAGGATTTCCTCCAACAGACGGCCCAGTTCCCTGGCCCTGTCCAGAAGAGGCCGAAGCTGAGGATCATCCTTGAGACCCGAGTCCTCACATATATCCTTGAGACCGCCTTGGATGTTGCGCCCCGTGCCCTGGCTCAGCTGAA
Coding sequences within it:
- a CDS encoding NUDIX hydrolase, which encodes MPPKPWKVVTSTWDMSYRVFNLRTDQAVSPRTGLTHPFFILESSPWVNVIPLTPKQEVVLVRQYRHGTRSVTLEIPGGLVEDSDTPEDAARRELLEETGYVAEEMSALGWVHPNPAILNNRCYTFLALNAVFSGARHQDDREDIEVLLRPLAAVRRLIREGEISHSLVVAAFYRFFMEYRPCFPR
- a CDS encoding ATP-dependent DNA helicase, which encodes MPKPPDTIERILGPDGCLARSLQGFEFRPSQIQMARLAQEAIRRNMPALIEAGTGTGKTFGYLVPVLLSGKKSVISTGTKNLQEQIIFKDIPLLRKGTGLPIDAVMMKGRENYLCLHRYRQYTSQASFLKTSQTDRIGRIESWLRKTTYADRGEIPWLSDDDTLWAALSASSDQCLGSNCPCLDDCFLVQLRSRAARARIIVVNHYLFFADLKVKVAGFGEIIPRFQAAVFDEAHTIEEIATSYFGESLSTRQLTDLVGDLRKEVRDRGQLDRRLDVIQAGAERLRGEFEAYEEKGRLAPEFMLQLSQGTGRNIQGGLKDICEDSGLKDDPQLRPLLDRARELGRLLEEILRKRDHNWLNWYEKRKKRLILHVSPLDISESMNDLLYGAIPATLFTSATLATNGTFDYIRTRLGLPQTTLHEICPPHFDFTSQTLLYIPRRLSTPNSPDFGRDAGHEIMRILHRTEGRALVLFTSYHNLNIVHEILREQLPYTLHRQGDAPRSVLLDRFREDIHSVLLATGAFWQGVDVPGESLSCLIIDKLPFDSPGDPVVSARIDAIRSRGGNPFMEYQIPSAIITLKQGLGRLIRKRSDRGILSILDVRILTSRYGRFFLESLPSIPVTHNLSDIDSFFAETGSTRQRLNKM